A portion of the Bacillus thuringiensis genome contains these proteins:
- a CDS encoding flagellar motor switch protein: protein MPEQHTKGDTSTIVLEKENEHLTPQECDILGEIANISFGSASTVLSTILNRQVSITAPRIELVDLYDSRDVEVPHVVLNIHFTKGLDMENLLVLKQDVALSIADLMMMGTGEVEDGKELGELELSAVQEAMNQMMGFAATSMSEFFQDTVDMSPPTINVVKLSEEMEKISEIDGNHTIVKVSFDLKIDNLVNSKLVQIVSVEHAKQMVNKLMQLSGGVEEKDEPAEVVETEIVEEVEKEHLTQEEKDVLGEIANISIGSASTVLSTLLNQPVTISTPNVEAINVRHYDGVPVPFVILNVDFVEGLKNENVFVFTKDVALTMVDLMMMGTGEVDPEKELTELELSGIKEIMNQMMGHAATAMSEMFQEKMDMTPPNVKFVTLKEEMEYLGESMEVDELVQITFNLEIGDLLQSKMYQILPIYEAKEMVRRLLYPMVEEEEIATEEIEEEKIVEPVVQPIEFKEVKQMEPVYMDTSILQNVEMNVKFVFGSTVKTIQDILSLQENEAVVLDEDIDEPIRIYVNDVLVAYGELVNVDGFFGVKVTKSL from the coding sequence ATGCCTGAGCAACACACAAAAGGGGATACGAGCACGATTGTGCTAGAAAAAGAAAATGAGCATTTAACGCCTCAAGAATGCGATATTCTTGGCGAAATTGCAAATATATCATTTGGTTCAGCTTCGACTGTATTATCAACGATTTTAAATAGGCAAGTAAGCATTACTGCTCCTCGCATAGAGTTGGTAGATTTATATGATTCAAGAGATGTCGAAGTTCCACATGTTGTATTAAACATTCATTTTACAAAAGGATTAGATATGGAAAACCTTCTTGTTCTTAAACAAGATGTTGCATTGTCCATCGCTGATTTAATGATGATGGGAACAGGTGAAGTGGAGGATGGAAAAGAACTTGGTGAATTAGAACTAAGTGCTGTACAAGAAGCGATGAATCAAATGATGGGATTCGCAGCTACATCTATGTCGGAATTCTTCCAAGATACAGTAGATATGTCTCCGCCGACGATTAATGTTGTAAAGTTATCAGAAGAAATGGAGAAAATCTCTGAAATCGATGGGAATCATACGATTGTTAAAGTGTCGTTTGATTTAAAGATAGATAATCTTGTAAACTCTAAACTTGTACAAATTGTTTCAGTTGAGCATGCGAAACAAATGGTAAATAAATTAATGCAATTATCTGGTGGAGTAGAAGAAAAAGACGAGCCAGCAGAAGTAGTGGAAACTGAGATTGTAGAAGAAGTTGAAAAAGAGCATTTAACACAAGAAGAGAAAGATGTGCTTGGTGAAATTGCAAATATTTCAATTGGTTCCGCTTCAACAGTATTGTCAACGCTTTTAAATCAGCCAGTTACAATTAGTACACCAAATGTGGAAGCAATCAATGTTCGTCATTATGATGGAGTACCAGTGCCATTTGTTATTTTAAATGTTGACTTTGTTGAAGGGCTAAAGAATGAGAATGTATTCGTATTTACGAAAGATGTCGCCTTAACAATGGTAGATTTAATGATGATGGGAACAGGAGAAGTTGATCCGGAAAAAGAGCTTACTGAATTAGAACTGAGCGGTATTAAAGAAATTATGAACCAAATGATGGGTCACGCTGCTACGGCGATGTCAGAAATGTTCCAAGAAAAAATGGACATGACGCCGCCAAATGTTAAATTTGTAACGTTAAAAGAAGAAATGGAGTATTTGGGAGAGTCAATGGAAGTGGACGAACTCGTTCAAATTACGTTCAATCTTGAAATTGGTGATCTGCTTCAATCGAAAATGTATCAAATTTTGCCAATTTATGAAGCGAAAGAAATGGTAAGGCGACTTCTGTATCCAATGGTGGAAGAAGAAGAGATTGCCACAGAAGAAATTGAGGAAGAAAAAATTGTAGAACCAGTTGTGCAACCTATTGAATTTAAAGAAGTAAAACAAATGGAACCAGTATATATGGACACGTCCATTCTACAAAATGTAGAAATGAACGTGAAATTTGTATTTGGAAGTACAGTGAAAACGATTCAAGATATATTAAGTTTACAAGAAAATGAAGCAGTTGTACTAGATGAGGATATTGATGAACCAATTCGTATTTATGTAAATGATGTATTAGTGGCGTATGGTGAACTTGTAAATGTAGATGGATTTTTCGGAGTAAAAGTGACGAAATCACTATAA
- a CDS encoding OmpA family protein — MSKGPQKGSPRWMTTFTDLTMLLLTFFVLLVATSKQDAVKLSKMLEKFSDTGQVDAKVMENTIPDISHEKNDEKMISKKRMDELYKKLKSYVDNNGISQVNVYREDTGVSVVIVDNLIFDTGDANVKPEAKGIISQLVGFFQSVPNPIVVEGHTDSRPIHNEKFPSNWELSSARAANMIHHLIEVYNVDDKRLAAVGYADTKPVVPNDSPQNWEKNRRVVIYIKE, encoded by the coding sequence ATGAGTAAAGGACCGCAAAAGGGATCGCCTCGTTGGATGACGACTTTTACAGATTTAACGATGTTATTATTAACTTTCTTTGTATTACTAGTTGCTACATCAAAGCAAGATGCAGTAAAATTGTCAAAGATGCTTGAAAAGTTTAGTGATACGGGGCAAGTAGATGCAAAAGTAATGGAAAATACAATACCGGATATTTCACATGAAAAAAATGATGAAAAAATGATCTCAAAAAAGAGAATGGACGAATTATATAAGAAGTTAAAATCGTATGTAGATAATAACGGTATTAGTCAAGTGAATGTATATCGAGAGGATACAGGGGTAAGTGTCGTTATAGTAGATAATTTAATATTTGATACAGGCGATGCGAACGTTAAGCCTGAAGCGAAAGGGATAATAAGTCAATTAGTTGGATTTTTTCAATCCGTACCTAACCCAATTGTTGTAGAGGGACATACAGATAGTAGACCTATTCATAACGAGAAATTCCCTTCTAATTGGGAGTTATCTTCAGCACGAGCGGCAAATATGATTCACCATTTAATTGAAGTGTATAATGTGGATGATAAAAGGCTAGCTGCGGTAGGATATGCAGACACAAAGCCAGTTGTACCAAATGATTCACCGCAAAACTGGGAAAAAAACCGTCGCGTTGTTATTTATATAAAAGAGTAG
- a CDS encoding chemotaxis protein CheA has translation MQTDLLNIFFEESEEHLQSLNENVLVLEQNPADMDVVGEIFRSAHTFKGMSASMEFTEMADLTHKMENVLDEIRHGNIVVNADIIDVIFECIDNLEKMVADVQQGGMGNIDVVSTKQKLEALLNGNVETPTEHIEQNHIDNDDAVSHEVHITVEQQAILKAVRAIMCIEALQNVGNIQKTAPSIEEIEADAFGFEFTVFMDTDCGIEELKQVVLHVSEIEKVEVKQGEPISREVASKKVVTQEVVQVEGTLQPAVATQVESPIVATNQPKSAIPAKSTTKTKNAKVENRSIRVQLEKIERLMNMFEESVIERGRIDELAQTIQNKELIEHLNRLGDISKDIQNVLLNMRMVPIETVFNRFPRMVRMLAKDLGKKIDLQITGEDTEVDKIVIDEIGDPLVHLIRNAIDHGVETVEKRRDAGKNETGTIKLEAFHSGNHVVIQITDDGNGINKGKVLEKAIKNGVVTEADANRLTDREVFDLIFQPGFSTAEVVSDLSGRGVGLDVVKHTIHSLGGHLIIDSEEGKGSTFRIELPLTLSIIQSMLVQTNDKRYALPLGNIVEAIRIKREDIQSLQGKDVLNYRNQIIEVKHLSTVFGEKTVDEAFASYDGQMVPVLIVRNTHRSYGLIVNTIIGQREIVLKSLGDFFAESSNYFSGATILGDGRVVLILNPEGL, from the coding sequence ATGCAAACAGATCTATTAAATATATTTTTCGAAGAGTCAGAAGAACATTTACAGTCGCTAAATGAAAATGTGCTAGTGTTAGAGCAAAATCCTGCTGATATGGATGTTGTAGGAGAAATATTCCGCTCCGCTCATACATTCAAAGGTATGTCTGCGAGTATGGAATTTACAGAGATGGCTGATTTAACGCATAAGATGGAAAATGTGTTAGATGAAATTCGTCATGGAAATATAGTTGTAAATGCGGATATTATTGATGTGATTTTTGAGTGCATTGATAATTTGGAGAAGATGGTTGCAGATGTGCAACAAGGTGGAATGGGCAATATTGATGTAGTCTCAACTAAACAGAAATTAGAAGCATTATTGAACGGCAATGTAGAAACTCCTACGGAACATATAGAGCAAAATCATATAGACAACGATGATGCAGTTTCGCATGAAGTGCATATAACAGTTGAACAGCAAGCAATTTTAAAAGCAGTACGTGCCATTATGTGTATTGAAGCATTGCAGAATGTAGGGAATATACAAAAAACAGCTCCGAGTATTGAAGAAATTGAAGCAGATGCTTTCGGATTTGAATTTACAGTATTTATGGATACTGATTGTGGTATAGAAGAATTGAAACAAGTAGTACTTCATGTTTCTGAAATTGAGAAAGTGGAAGTAAAGCAAGGAGAACCTATATCGAGGGAAGTAGCTTCTAAAAAAGTCGTTACACAAGAAGTTGTGCAAGTAGAAGGAACGCTACAACCAGCTGTGGCTACGCAGGTAGAATCACCGATAGTGGCAACGAATCAACCTAAAAGTGCTATACCAGCTAAAAGTACTACAAAAACGAAAAATGCTAAAGTGGAGAATCGTTCAATTCGTGTTCAATTAGAGAAAATCGAAAGATTAATGAATATGTTTGAAGAAAGTGTAATTGAACGTGGGCGCATTGATGAATTGGCTCAAACGATTCAAAACAAGGAGTTAATTGAACATTTAAATCGATTAGGCGATATTTCAAAAGATATTCAAAACGTACTATTAAATATGCGTATGGTGCCGATTGAAACTGTGTTCAATCGTTTCCCACGTATGGTACGTATGTTAGCGAAAGATTTAGGGAAAAAAATCGATTTACAAATTACAGGTGAAGATACTGAAGTAGATAAAATTGTTATTGATGAAATTGGTGATCCGCTCGTTCATTTAATTCGAAATGCAATCGATCACGGTGTTGAAACTGTTGAAAAACGACGTGATGCAGGTAAAAATGAGACAGGTACTATTAAATTAGAAGCCTTTCATAGTGGAAATCATGTCGTTATTCAAATTACGGATGATGGAAACGGTATTAATAAAGGGAAAGTATTAGAAAAAGCGATTAAAAATGGCGTTGTAACTGAAGCAGATGCGAATAGATTAACAGATCGTGAAGTGTTTGATCTTATTTTCCAACCAGGATTTAGTACAGCTGAAGTTGTATCAGATCTTTCTGGACGCGGTGTCGGATTAGATGTTGTAAAACATACGATTCATAGTTTAGGTGGACATTTAATTATTGATTCTGAGGAAGGAAAGGGAAGTACATTTAGAATTGAACTTCCGTTAACGTTGTCTATTATTCAATCTATGCTTGTTCAAACGAATGATAAGCGTTATGCTTTACCTCTTGGAAATATCGTTGAAGCAATTCGAATTAAGAGGGAAGACATCCAATCCTTACAAGGAAAAGATGTGTTAAATTATCGTAATCAAATTATTGAAGTGAAACATTTAAGTACTGTATTTGGTGAAAAAACAGTAGATGAGGCGTTTGCGTCATATGATGGTCAAATGGTTCCTGTGTTAATTGTTCGTAATACACATCGCAGCTATGGACTTATTGTAAACACAATTATCGGTCAAAGAGAAATAGTCTTAAAGTCATTAGGTGACTTCTTTGCAGAGAGTTCTAACTATTTCTCTGGTGCGACGATTCTCGGTGATGGACGAGTGGTCCTCATTTTAAACCCAGAAGGTTTATAA
- the cheR gene encoding protein-glutamate O-methyltransferase CheR, giving the protein MIIEQDYDHFIASFKQQFNMDIASYKQDRMRRRIDAFISRKGFENYTNFLNKLRADQNLFLNFIDYITINVSEFFRNKERWQTLESKALPKLLEQNSGKLKVWSAACAAGEEPYTLSLILSKHLAPFRFEIQATDLDFHILETAKRGQYTERSLKELPNDLKERHFTKENDIYSLHQNIKQNVTFKQHDLLMQSFDTNYDLIICRNVMIYFTEEARVKLYEKFSRSLRKGGVLFVGSTEQILTPERYNLQRFDTFFYEKI; this is encoded by the coding sequence ATGATAATTGAACAAGATTATGATCATTTTATCGCGAGTTTTAAACAACAATTCAATATGGATATCGCTTCTTATAAACAAGATAGAATGCGCCGTAGAATCGATGCTTTCATTTCGAGAAAAGGCTTCGAAAACTACACTAATTTTTTAAACAAATTACGCGCTGATCAAAATTTATTTTTAAATTTTATTGACTATATTACAATTAACGTTTCAGAGTTTTTTAGAAATAAAGAACGCTGGCAAACTTTAGAGTCGAAAGCACTACCAAAATTACTCGAACAAAATAGCGGAAAATTAAAGGTATGGAGTGCCGCTTGCGCTGCTGGTGAAGAACCCTATACACTCTCTTTAATTTTATCAAAGCATCTAGCTCCATTTCGTTTTGAAATTCAAGCAACAGATCTTGATTTTCATATTTTAGAAACCGCAAAACGCGGTCAATATACAGAACGTTCTCTGAAGGAATTACCTAATGATTTGAAAGAACGTCATTTCACAAAAGAGAATGATATATATTCATTGCATCAAAACATTAAACAAAACGTTACGTTCAAACAGCACGACCTTTTAATGCAGTCGTTCGATACAAATTATGATTTGATTATTTGTCGTAACGTAATGATTTATTTTACAGAAGAAGCAAGAGTAAAACTTTATGAAAAATTTAGTCGTTCTTTACGAAAAGGCGGTGTACTATTTGTTGGTAGTACGGAACAAATTTTAACACCCGAACGTTACAATCTTCAGCGATTTGATACATTCTTCTACGAAAAAATATAA
- a CDS encoding response regulator, which translates to MAHKILVVDDAMFMRTMIKNLLKSNAEFEVIGEAENGVEAIQKYKELQPDIVTLDITMPEMDGLEALKEIIKIDSSAKVVICSAMGQQGMVLDAIKGGAKDFIVKPFQADRVIEALTKVANS; encoded by the coding sequence ATGGCACATAAAATTTTAGTAGTAGACGATGCGATGTTTATGCGAACGATGATTAAAAACTTATTAAAAAGTAATGCTGAATTTGAAGTTATCGGCGAAGCAGAGAATGGGGTAGAAGCAATTCAAAAGTATAAAGAACTTCAACCTGATATTGTAACATTAGATATTACTATGCCAGAAATGGACGGGCTTGAAGCATTAAAAGAAATTATTAAAATTGATTCAAGTGCAAAGGTTGTTATTTGTTCTGCAATGGGACAACAAGGTATGGTATTAGATGCAATTAAGGGCGGGGCAAAAGACTTTATTGTAAAGCCATTCCAAGCGGATCGTGTAATTGAAGCTTTAACAAAAGTAGCAAATAGTTAA
- a CDS encoding flagellar motor switch protein FliG gives MNIFLCGSNQLTALDQEEIKKFLTDYAHKHKIYILCYKSIENEVLRFFVENERLAQNLCLYTLQPLQAITDEFQEVVDYLKKHGAEYVAFDHPSDSIYRSDYMFFVKQIIEDTDLVLCFYNGDKHTSVIPVDVAKEAGIDAVIYDLPGLHEKQMKKSFEQKIRMM, from the coding sequence ATGAATATTTTCCTTTGTGGTTCAAATCAATTAACAGCATTAGATCAAGAAGAAATTAAAAAATTTTTAACTGACTATGCTCACAAACATAAAATTTACATATTATGTTATAAATCTATTGAAAATGAGGTTCTTCGTTTTTTCGTTGAGAATGAAAGACTCGCTCAAAATTTATGCCTTTACACGCTGCAACCATTGCAAGCAATAACAGATGAATTTCAAGAAGTCGTTGATTACTTAAAAAAACACGGAGCCGAATATGTTGCTTTCGATCATCCTTCTGACTCCATTTACCGATCAGATTATATGTTTTTTGTTAAACAAATTATTGAAGACACTGATTTAGTTCTCTGTTTTTATAATGGGGACAAACATACATCTGTCATCCCTGTCGATGTTGCAAAAGAAGCAGGTATTGATGCTGTCATTTATGATTTACCAGGATTACATGAAAAGCAAATGAAAAAAAGCTTTGAACAAAAAATTCGTATGATGTAA